One Synechococcus sp. CC9605 genomic window carries:
- a CDS encoding metallophosphoesterase family protein: protein MNHAVISCLHANLAAVEAVLDDIDSQGIQTITCLGDLVGYGPQPNEVVELVREREIPSCQGCWDEDIIDGLNACECSYPSQLAERRGHRAHHWTADLLTEENKAFLAELPMTLRRDKLLFVHGSPNSQHEYLLPDMNAFAALERVETAGAETLFCGHTHQPYVRELRQGSIRVKVQQRDQGAPAEQELELPMRRIVNAGSVGEPRHGSTKATYVIHNDNTGEVTIREVDYDVAKTCRAIVDAGLPEVFAWRLSHGFEYAERAEDASHVCER, encoded by the coding sequence ATGAACCACGCCGTCATCTCCTGTTTGCACGCCAACCTTGCCGCCGTGGAGGCGGTGCTCGACGACATCGACTCCCAGGGCATCCAAACCATCACCTGCCTTGGCGACCTTGTGGGCTACGGACCCCAGCCCAATGAAGTGGTGGAACTGGTGCGCGAGCGCGAGATTCCCAGCTGCCAGGGGTGCTGGGACGAGGACATCATTGACGGTCTGAATGCCTGTGAATGCAGCTATCCCTCCCAACTGGCGGAACGACGAGGCCATCGCGCCCATCACTGGACAGCCGATCTGCTGACGGAGGAGAACAAGGCCTTTCTGGCTGAACTTCCGATGACACTGCGGCGCGACAAGCTGCTATTTGTGCATGGCAGTCCGAACAGTCAGCACGAATATCTGTTGCCTGACATGAACGCTTTTGCTGCCCTTGAACGGGTGGAAACAGCAGGAGCGGAAACCTTGTTCTGCGGCCACACCCACCAGCCCTATGTGCGCGAACTACGGCAGGGGTCCATTCGGGTGAAGGTGCAACAACGCGACCAAGGCGCACCAGCAGAACAAGAGCTGGAACTGCCAATGCGGCGGATCGTGAACGCTGGTTCTGTGGGGGAACCGCGTCATGGCAGCACCAAAGCCACCTATGTGATCCATAACGACAACACCGGAGAGGTGACGATTCGAGAGGTCGACTACGACGTCGCCAAAACCTGTCGAGCGATCGTTGATGCGGGCTTACCTGAGGTGTTTGCCTGGAGGCTCAGCCACGGCTTCGAATACGCCGAGCGAGCTGAAGACGCCAGCCACGTGTGTGAGCGCTGA